In a genomic window of Nostoc sp. UHCC 0870:
- a CDS encoding tetratricopeptide repeat protein → MSQGEHNNSSKNTVPVEVAKYLKQIKRNTITHEFDQGLPEELLLSQESDSQLSAASHLLRQGIKQQKAGDLIAAIKYFQQSLEMFQLAGDLEQQEQILSLLALVTYTSGDYKSVITYSQQCLSLKDTSDLSVRMQVLSHLGNAYRHINNYNKAIEFLEECLKLTQQLQDKRSQVAALNNLGLVYKASGNFIKAIEYQEQSLEIVQAMQDNWGIEQVLKNLGNAWYGLDNYPKAIAYYEKCVKIALSLNNPRSATQVLKNLGNACYAIGDYAKVIKYYEKRLQLARHLKDQRSEEQSLGSLGVACEALGDHSKAIIYYETRLLLARTLKDRRIEEQALASLKIACYALGDYAKAMQYQEGTGER, encoded by the coding sequence ATGTCACAAGGGGAACATAACAACAGCAGCAAAAATACCGTTCCTGTGGAAGTTGCGAAATATCTCAAACAAATCAAACGCAACACAATTACCCATGAATTTGACCAAGGTTTGCCAGAAGAATTACTACTGAGTCAAGAGAGTGATAGCCAATTATCAGCAGCATCCCACCTGCTAAGGCAAGGAATTAAACAGCAAAAAGCGGGAGATTTGATAGCAGCCATCAAATATTTTCAACAATCCCTAGAGATGTTTCAATTGGCTGGTGATTTAGAACAACAAGAGCAAATACTGTCTTTATTGGCATTAGTAACTTACACTTCTGGCGATTATAAAAGTGTAATTACTTACTCTCAACAATGTTTATCTTTAAAAGATACCTCAGATTTATCAGTACGGATGCAAGTGCTTTCTCATTTGGGTAATGCTTACCGTCATATTAATAATTACAACAAAGCGATTGAATTTTTAGAAGAGTGTCTCAAATTAACTCAACAGTTACAAGACAAGCGCAGTCAAGTTGCGGCTTTAAATAATTTGGGATTGGTGTATAAAGCTTCTGGCAATTTTATCAAGGCAATTGAGTATCAGGAGCAAAGTTTAGAAATTGTGCAGGCAATGCAAGATAATTGGGGCATAGAACAAGTTCTCAAAAATTTAGGTAATGCTTGGTATGGTTTGGACAACTACCCAAAAGCGATCGCCTATTATGAAAAATGTGTCAAAATAGCCCTTTCCCTGAATAACCCCCGCAGTGCGACTCAAGTGCTAAAAAATTTGGGTAATGCGTGTTACGCCATAGGCGATTACGCCAAAGTAATCAAGTATTATGAAAAGCGTTTGCAGTTAGCCAGACACCTCAAAGATCAGCGTAGTGAAGAACAGTCGCTTGGTAGTTTAGGCGTTGCTTGCGAAGCTTTAGGCGACCATAGCAAAGCAATTATATACTATGAAACCCGCTTGTTGTTGGCTAGAACCCTGAAAGACCGCCGCATTGAAGAACAGGCACTTGCTAGCTTAAAAATTGCTTGCTATGCCTTGGGTGATTACGCTAAGGCTATGCAATATCAGGAAGGGACGGGGGAGAGGTGA